A region from the Deltaproteobacteria bacterium genome encodes:
- a CDS encoding ATP phosphoribosyltransferase: MGAKVSKVLNIGLPKGSLQDSTLHLFRKAGFTIDVGSRSYIPSIDDPELSGLLIRAQEMARYVQDGILDVGLTGRDWVLEQNARVKEVCPLLYARGGLRPVRWVVAVPNDSTIRSVADLQGKRIATELVQFTRRYLKGKGVEAQVEFSWGATEVKAPRLADAIVELTETGSSLRANNLRIVETILESTTVLIANRESWKDPWKRRKIENIAMLLQGALRAEEKVGLKMNVRRADLDRILKVLPALQNPTISTLSEAGWFSLEVIVDEKTVRDLIPVLKTEGAAGIVEYPLNKVIP; this comes from the coding sequence ATGGGAGCGAAGGTCAGCAAGGTGCTCAACATCGGCCTGCCGAAGGGAAGCCTGCAGGATTCCACCCTGCACCTGTTCCGGAAAGCCGGCTTCACGATCGACGTGGGGTCGCGCAGCTACATCCCCTCGATCGACGACCCGGAGCTCTCGGGCCTCCTGATCCGGGCGCAGGAGATGGCGCGGTACGTCCAGGACGGCATCCTCGACGTGGGGCTCACGGGGCGGGACTGGGTGCTCGAGCAGAACGCCCGCGTCAAGGAGGTGTGCCCTCTGCTGTACGCCCGCGGGGGGCTGCGTCCGGTCCGCTGGGTGGTGGCCGTCCCGAACGATTCCACGATCCGATCCGTTGCGGATCTGCAGGGGAAGCGGATCGCGACCGAGCTCGTGCAGTTCACGCGGCGGTACCTGAAAGGGAAGGGGGTCGAGGCGCAGGTCGAGTTCTCCTGGGGTGCGACGGAGGTGAAGGCGCCCCGGCTCGCGGACGCCATCGTGGAATTGACGGAGACGGGGAGCAGCCTCCGGGCGAACAACCTGCGGATCGTGGAGACGATCCTCGAATCCACCACCGTGCTGATCGCGAACCGGGAGTCGTGGAAGGACCCGTGGAAGCGCCGGAAGATCGAGAACATCGCGATGCTCCTGCAGGGCGCACTCCGGGCGGAGGAGAAGGTGGGGCTCAAGATGAACGTCCGCCGCGCGGATCTCGACCGGATCCTGAAGGTCCTCCCGGCGCTGCAGAATCCCACGATATCGACGCTCTCCGAGGCCGGGTGGTTCTCCCTCGAGGTGATCGTGGACGAAAAGACGGTCCGGGATCTGATCCCCGTGCTGAAGACGGAAGGGGCGGCCGGGATCGTCGAATATCCCCTGAACAAGGTCATTCCATAA
- a CDS encoding TIGR02757 family protein, protein MVLPRGDRGRKDGPGSDPRAEDGRGGRDRRISPEQGHSITNRTIPKSAGPLERLLSDGRGADLSPDPVLFPHRYADPGDAEAAAFIAATFAFGGVLQIRRFLDRLFAVLSPSPRAALVARTPLPPSAVAGMAHRFISQEGVHRFLRCLRAAYLANGTLERLYLAGRGGEEPELRRDLSRFLAWFRSRWGDALPAQRDFLFPRPERGSACKRHNLFLRWVSRGADGVDLGLWTAVTPADLIVPLDTHMARFGGWLGLTSRKTPDWRMAEEITAALRSVCPDDPVKFDYPLTRIGILGSCTRSRRGVCGDCPVAPLCSRKASVRSRK, encoded by the coding sequence GTGGTTCTCCCTCGAGGTGATCGTGGACGAAAAGACGGTCCGGGATCTGATCCCCGTGCTGAAGACGGAAGGGGCGGCCGGGATCGTCGAATATCCCCTGAACAAGGTCATTCCATAACGAACCGGACGATCCCGAAGTCGGCCGGGCCGCTGGAACGGCTCCTGTCCGATGGGCGCGGGGCGGACCTTTCCCCCGACCCGGTCCTCTTTCCCCACCGGTACGCCGACCCCGGGGACGCCGAGGCGGCTGCATTCATCGCCGCCACGTTCGCGTTCGGCGGAGTCCTCCAGATCCGGCGGTTCCTCGACCGCCTGTTCGCCGTCCTGTCCCCGTCGCCCCGGGCCGCCCTCGTCGCGCGCACTCCGCTTCCCCCCTCCGCGGTGGCCGGCATGGCCCACCGCTTCATATCCCAGGAGGGAGTTCACCGGTTCCTGCGCTGCCTCCGCGCGGCGTACCTGGCCAACGGGACCCTCGAGCGTCTCTACCTCGCCGGGAGGGGGGGGGAGGAGCCGGAGCTGCGCCGGGACCTCTCGCGATTCCTCGCCTGGTTCCGGTCCCGATGGGGGGACGCCCTCCCGGCCCAGCGCGACTTCCTTTTCCCGCGTCCCGAGCGCGGTTCGGCGTGCAAGCGCCACAACCTGTTCCTCCGATGGGTCTCCCGCGGGGCGGACGGGGTGGACCTGGGGCTGTGGACGGCGGTAACGCCCGCCGACCTCATCGTCCCCCTGGACACCCACATGGCCCGCTTCGGCGGCTGGCTCGGGCTCACCTCCCGCAAGACCCCGGACTGGCGGATGGCGGAGGAGATCACCGCGGCCCTCCGGTCGGTCTGTCCGGACGATCCGGTGAAGTTCGACTACCCCCTGACCCGGATCGGAATCCTCGGGTCGTGCACCCGCTCCCGAAGGGGAGTCTGCGGCGACTGCCCCGTCGCGCCGCTCTGTTCCCGGAAAGCGTCGGTGCGCTCCCGAAAATGA
- a CDS encoding PilT/PilU family type 4a pilus ATPase: MAEKKLKIGEILVSSGVIREEHLSDALRSQSQLGGTLGENLVRMGFLSEGALLQSLSDQLGMQHVNLAKVEVPAAVQRLVPLETVRLRRLLPIGFEGKRLVVGMVDPTDLSALGEVEFQSGHSNKPVILSATQFEQALAFFQEHGYGTATLKIDPEKESARHAKVENNLASMLTVLLSWKGQDLHLSAGAIPSIRVDNEIRRLNLPALKPAEIEQMILAILTPEQRKAFQDNLELDFAFSLHGVGRFRCNLYRQRNSIAFTARHVSENVPSAGELGIPDFLREYSLKNQGLILVTGPNGHGKSTTLAWLVETINRERRSNIITIEDPVEFTHRHKNSNVNQREVGTDTLSFADGLRHIFRQNPDVIVIGELRDYESISIALTAAETGHLVMGTLHSMNATAAVDRIVDSFPANQQPQIRAQLAESLLLVFSQRLLKRASGTGRVLAWEKMATSLRVRNAIREGKAHQLRGMMQANVEELVSIDWTLADLVVAGKVKYEEAVKFADNLTYLNELLKVRGAFK; the protein is encoded by the coding sequence ATGGCGGAAAAAAAATTGAAAATCGGCGAGATCCTGGTTTCCTCCGGGGTGATCCGGGAAGAGCATTTAAGCGACGCCCTGCGGAGCCAGAGCCAGCTCGGCGGGACGCTCGGGGAGAATCTCGTCCGGATGGGGTTCCTCTCGGAGGGGGCCCTGCTCCAATCGTTGTCCGACCAGCTGGGGATGCAGCACGTGAACCTCGCCAAGGTGGAGGTCCCGGCGGCGGTCCAGCGTCTCGTCCCGCTGGAGACGGTCCGCCTCCGTCGCCTCCTCCCGATCGGCTTCGAGGGAAAGCGGCTGGTGGTCGGGATGGTCGATCCCACCGACCTGTCCGCGCTGGGGGAAGTGGAGTTCCAGTCGGGCCACAGCAACAAGCCGGTCATCCTTTCCGCGACCCAGTTCGAGCAGGCGCTCGCCTTCTTCCAGGAGCACGGATACGGGACCGCCACCCTGAAGATCGACCCCGAGAAGGAGTCCGCCAGGCACGCCAAGGTCGAGAACAACCTGGCCAGCATGCTGACCGTGCTCCTTTCCTGGAAGGGGCAGGATCTCCACCTGTCCGCCGGCGCGATCCCGTCGATCCGGGTGGACAACGAGATCCGGCGGCTGAACCTGCCGGCCCTGAAGCCCGCCGAGATCGAGCAGATGATCCTGGCGATCCTCACGCCGGAGCAACGAAAGGCGTTCCAGGACAACCTGGAGCTCGATTTCGCCTTCTCCCTCCACGGCGTGGGGCGGTTCCGGTGCAACCTGTACCGCCAGCGCAACTCCATCGCGTTCACCGCCCGCCACGTGTCCGAGAACGTCCCGTCGGCCGGCGAGCTGGGAATCCCCGATTTCCTCCGCGAGTACTCCCTGAAGAACCAGGGGCTCATCCTCGTCACCGGGCCCAACGGGCACGGGAAGTCGACCACGCTCGCGTGGCTCGTCGAGACGATCAACCGGGAGCGGCGGTCGAACATCATCACGATCGAGGACCCGGTGGAGTTCACGCACCGCCACAAGAACTCCAACGTGAACCAGCGGGAGGTGGGGACCGACACCCTGTCGTTCGCGGACGGACTGCGGCACATCTTCCGCCAGAACCCCGACGTGATCGTGATCGGCGAGCTCCGGGACTACGAGAGCATCTCCATCGCGCTCACCGCCGCGGAGACCGGCCACCTGGTGATGGGCACGCTCCATTCCATGAACGCCACGGCGGCGGTGGACCGGATCGTGGACTCGTTCCCGGCGAACCAGCAGCCGCAGATCCGGGCCCAGCTCGCGGAGTCGCTCCTCCTCGTCTTCTCCCAGCGGCTCCTCAAGCGCGCCTCCGGGACCGGACGGGTGCTCGCGTGGGAGAAGATGGCGACCTCGCTCCGCGTGCGGAACGCCATCCGCGAAGGGAAGGCCCACCAGCTTCGGGGCATGATGCAGGCCAACGTCGAGGAGCTCGTCTCCATCGACTGGACGCTCGCCGACCTGGTCGTCGCGGGGAAGGTGAAGTACGAGGAGGCGGTGAAGTTCGCCGACAACCTGACCTACCTGAACGAGCTCCTGAAGGTCCGGGGGGCTTTCAAGTAG
- a CDS encoding class I fructose-bisphosphate aldolase family protein: MIGKKIRMERILDRNTRRTVIVPLDHGMTVGPIPGLVQIPPAANLIAEGGANAAVVHRGAAMFGHRGYGKDLGLLLHLSASTTLSPDSNRKVLVATVEDALQMGADGVSIHVNLGADDEARMLRDFGSVSSACQRWGMPLLAMIYTRGPKIRNEFDARYVRHAARVGAEMGADIVKVPYTGSPETFREVTEGCASPVVIAGGEKMESDEQVLRMVHDSVSAGGAGASIGRNVFQHRSPASMVAAIVAIVHEGATVKEALGRIKARPR, translated from the coding sequence ATGATCGGGAAAAAGATCCGGATGGAACGGATCCTCGACCGGAACACGCGGCGGACGGTGATCGTGCCGCTGGACCACGGCATGACCGTCGGCCCGATCCCCGGGCTGGTCCAGATCCCCCCGGCCGCGAACCTGATCGCGGAAGGGGGCGCGAACGCGGCGGTCGTCCACCGAGGCGCCGCGATGTTCGGACACCGCGGGTACGGGAAGGACCTCGGCCTGCTTCTCCACCTCTCCGCCAGCACCACCCTCTCCCCCGACTCGAACCGGAAGGTCCTGGTGGCGACGGTGGAGGACGCCCTGCAGATGGGGGCCGACGGCGTGTCGATCCACGTGAACCTGGGCGCGGACGACGAGGCGCGGATGCTGCGCGACTTCGGCTCCGTGTCGAGCGCGTGCCAGCGGTGGGGGATGCCGCTCCTCGCGATGATCTACACGAGGGGGCCCAAGATCCGGAACGAGTTCGACGCGCGGTACGTCCGCCACGCGGCGCGGGTGGGCGCCGAGATGGGGGCCGACATCGTGAAGGTTCCCTACACCGGATCGCCCGAGACGTTCCGGGAGGTGACCGAGGGGTGCGCCTCCCCGGTGGTCATCGCGGGCGGGGAGAAGATGGAGAGCGACGAACAGGTGCTCCGGATGGTGCACGACTCGGTCTCCGCCGGCGGGGCGGGCGCGTCGATCGGCCGGAACGTCTTCCAGCATCGCTCGCCGGCGTCGATGGTGGCGGCGATCGTCGCCATCGTGCACGAGGGCGCCACCGTCAAGGAGGCGCTCGGGCGGATAAAGGCGAGGCCCCGGTGA
- a CDS encoding 3-dehydroquinate synthase II, with protein MTVPRLWARVIPWDKEVAVSALESGVPALWVPDGCASQARALGRVVAVCADGDLREGTDFRVTRMDGKEDESRIAASSPDAVWVVYPAEREIIPLENLVAWGRRILAVAKSPEEVALYRGVLEQGVHGLVLSCPDPAGMRALAAAAGARAEDAALVAGEVAEIVPLGMGDRVCVDTCTWIEGSRGMLVGNGSAGLFLVCAENVPNPYVLPRPFRVNAGAVHSYCRVPGGRTAYLSELAAGSGVLLVDASGKGEVAWVGRVKVERRPLVLIRAVAPSGNEHSVVLQNAETIRLVGPGGAATSVARIAVGDRILLMEERSGRHFGVAVEETIREK; from the coding sequence GTGACCGTTCCGCGCCTCTGGGCCCGCGTCATCCCCTGGGACAAGGAGGTGGCGGTCTCCGCGCTCGAGTCGGGGGTCCCCGCCCTCTGGGTCCCGGACGGGTGCGCCTCGCAGGCCCGCGCGCTCGGGCGGGTCGTCGCCGTCTGCGCCGACGGGGACCTGCGGGAGGGAACCGACTTCCGGGTGACCCGGATGGACGGGAAGGAGGACGAATCGCGGATCGCCGCGTCGTCCCCAGACGCGGTCTGGGTGGTGTATCCCGCGGAACGCGAGATCATCCCCCTCGAAAACCTGGTCGCCTGGGGCCGCAGGATCCTCGCCGTGGCGAAGTCCCCCGAGGAAGTGGCTCTCTACCGGGGCGTCCTCGAACAGGGGGTCCACGGGCTGGTCCTATCCTGCCCCGACCCCGCCGGGATGCGCGCGCTCGCGGCCGCCGCGGGCGCGCGGGCGGAAGACGCCGCCCTCGTCGCCGGGGAAGTGGCGGAGATCGTTCCGCTCGGGATGGGGGACCGGGTGTGCGTGGACACGTGCACCTGGATCGAGGGGAGCCGCGGGATGCTGGTCGGGAACGGCAGCGCGGGGCTGTTCCTGGTCTGCGCGGAGAACGTCCCCAATCCGTACGTCCTCCCCCGCCCTTTCCGCGTGAACGCGGGCGCGGTCCATTCGTACTGCCGGGTGCCCGGCGGCCGGACCGCCTACCTCTCCGAACTGGCCGCCGGATCCGGCGTCCTCCTGGTCGACGCATCGGGGAAGGGGGAGGTCGCATGGGTCGGCCGGGTGAAGGTGGAGCGGCGCCCCCTGGTCCTCATCCGCGCGGTCGCCCCGTCCGGGAACGAGCACTCCGTGGTCCTTCAGAACGCGGAGACGATCCGCCTCGTCGGCCCGGGCGGAGCCGCGACGTCGGTGGCCCGTATCGCCGTCGGGGACCGGATCCTGTTGATGGAGGAGCGGTCCGGCCGTCACTTCGGCGTTGCCGTCGAGGAGACCATTCGGGAAAAATAA
- the tatA gene encoding twin-arginine translocase TatA/TatE family subunit: MFGLGLSELLVILVIVVLLFGAGRLPQIGAGIGEGIRNFKKSMKDDKNEVDVTPTKGDAARK; the protein is encoded by the coding sequence ATGTTCGGACTCGGGTTGTCGGAGCTTCTCGTGATCCTCGTCATCGTGGTGCTGCTCTTCGGAGCGGGGCGGCTCCCGCAGATCGGCGCGGGGATCGGCGAGGGGATCCGGAACTTCAAGAAATCGATGAAGGACGACAAGAACGAAGTCGACGTCACGCCGACCAAGGGCGACGCCGCCAGGAAATAG
- a CDS encoding zinc-ribbon domain-containing protein produces MIIECQTCHARFRLDESKIKGRGARVKCRKCGDGIIVLKDGGTGTVLPEGGPEGGLDLSSALRDSAADLFPPAAPPPSQDNLIPFPAPPRDDTPPPPMAEGKDEVDLAFDRFLAPGEPHTLTHPGEPEAGAPAAPESSPGGEAGLPAIHAADEEPAFPPVGSIVEPPPEEPPTAFGEGGFLLTDSETLDFLKEGHRVAEPPPVADISFAISADPIDLEATSLREPAMTPAPPPEAEAAEKELPIEGNVTPPGEQSTVDVPPFREAEPAPDAGARRPPREAAAPAAPAPSRPASSLSPAVAGAAVLLAVALVAAGYLGLTPSGRKTLESVAPGAAALLGGGGGTTAASRYEVTNVIGYYESGASSRRILVIKGQVANQSSTEKSGIRILAALQDAGGKTLAESSVYAGNTVSVETLKKGNREAMIKSLSNPLGDGLANMHVPPGKSVPFMVLFFDAPENIDSYRLEARDNR; encoded by the coding sequence ATGATCATCGAGTGCCAGACCTGCCATGCGCGGTTCCGCCTCGACGAGTCGAAGATCAAGGGCAGGGGCGCCCGGGTGAAGTGCCGCAAGTGCGGCGATGGGATCATCGTCCTCAAGGACGGCGGCACCGGCACCGTCCTGCCGGAGGGGGGCCCCGAGGGGGGGCTCGACTTGAGTTCCGCCCTTCGCGATTCCGCCGCCGACCTGTTTCCTCCGGCCGCGCCTCCTCCGTCCCAGGACAACCTGATCCCGTTCCCCGCCCCGCCCCGGGACGATACGCCACCGCCCCCGATGGCGGAAGGAAAGGACGAGGTGGATCTCGCTTTCGATCGGTTCCTTGCGCCCGGCGAACCCCACACGCTCACGCACCCCGGCGAGCCGGAAGCGGGCGCGCCGGCGGCTCCGGAATCGTCGCCGGGCGGCGAGGCCGGGCTTCCGGCGATCCACGCCGCGGACGAGGAACCGGCCTTTCCGCCGGTCGGATCGATCGTGGAACCGCCGCCGGAGGAGCCTCCCACCGCCTTCGGAGAAGGCGGTTTCCTGCTCACGGACTCCGAGACCCTCGACTTCCTGAAAGAGGGGCACCGCGTCGCCGAACCTCCGCCGGTGGCCGACATCTCGTTCGCGATCTCCGCGGACCCGATCGACCTGGAGGCGACATCGCTTCGGGAGCCCGCGATGACGCCGGCGCCGCCCCCGGAGGCGGAAGCCGCGGAGAAGGAACTTCCCATCGAGGGGAACGTCACGCCGCCGGGGGAGCAGTCCACGGTCGACGTTCCCCCGTTCCGGGAGGCGGAACCGGCGCCGGATGCCGGCGCCCGGCGGCCTCCGCGGGAGGCGGCCGCTCCGGCGGCCCCGGCGCCGTCGCGGCCGGCGTCCTCCCTCTCGCCCGCCGTCGCGGGGGCGGCCGTATTGCTGGCGGTCGCGCTGGTCGCCGCAGGGTACCTCGGACTCACCCCGTCGGGCCGGAAGACGCTCGAGAGCGTCGCCCCGGGCGCTGCCGCGCTGCTCGGGGGGGGTGGCGGGACGACGGCCGCCTCCCGGTACGAGGTGACGAACGTGATCGGGTATTACGAGAGCGGGGCCTCTTCCCGGAGGATCCTCGTGATCAAGGGGCAGGTGGCCAACCAGTCCTCCACGGAAAAAAGCGGAATCCGCATTCTCGCGGCCCTGCAGGACGCGGGCGGGAAGACGCTCGCGGAAAGCTCGGTCTACGCGGGGAACACGGTGTCGGTCGAAACGCTGAAGAAGGGAAACCGGGAGGCGATGATCAAGTCGCTTTCGAACCCGCTGGGCGACGGGCTGGCGAACATGCACGTTCCGCCGGGGAAATCGGTCCCGTTCATGGTGCTGTTCTTCGACGCGCCGGAAAACATCGACAGCTACAGGCTGGAGGCCAGGGACAACCGGTAA
- the hpt gene encoding hypoxanthine phosphoribosyltransferase, producing the protein MVRAIARKVDRAYEGSEPVLVGVLKGSVFFLADLARALTVPVAIDFVRLASYRGGVSPGARIRLTKDVETDVSGRDVLVVEEIVDTGRSVRFLRRHFERKRARSVRFCVLVDKRARREDGIIVEFTGFRAGGGFLVGYGMDHAESGRGLPDIFDLPGTP; encoded by the coding sequence ATGGTGCGCGCCATCGCCCGGAAGGTGGACCGCGCGTACGAGGGGTCGGAGCCGGTCCTGGTCGGCGTGCTGAAAGGTTCCGTCTTCTTCCTTGCGGACCTCGCCCGCGCGCTGACCGTGCCCGTCGCCATCGACTTCGTCCGCCTGGCGAGCTATCGGGGAGGCGTCTCTCCCGGCGCCCGGATCCGCCTGACGAAGGACGTCGAGACGGACGTTTCCGGGAGGGACGTGCTGGTGGTGGAGGAAATCGTGGACACCGGCCGGTCGGTCCGGTTCCTGCGCCGCCACTTCGAGCGGAAACGGGCCCGCTCGGTCCGCTTCTGCGTGCTGGTGGACAAGCGGGCGCGCAGGGAGGATGGCATCATCGTGGAGTTCACGGGGTTCCGTGCGGGCGGCGGGTTCCTGGTCGGGTACGGGATGGACCACGCCGAATCGGGCCGCGGGCTGCCGGACATCTTCGACCTGCCCGGGACTCCGTAA
- the tatC gene encoding twin-arginine translocase subunit TatC has product MSSAPEEIRQPLTEHLDELRKRMIRALIAFGIGTGICYNYAEEIYRRLLRPLTIALPADSHLIFTELTEAFLTYFKMALWGGFVLASPVIFYQAWRFTSPGLYRKERKLVAVFAAWSTVGFLAGMSFAYYVAIPSILSFFLSFGRTIVVPMPSMKDSLSLVLRLLLIFGVMFELPLALFLAGRGGVLTAGFLRKWRKGAVLGALLLATVLTPPDAVSQLLVAFPMYALFEVGILLCALGERRRGTILEKPAP; this is encoded by the coding sequence TTGTCTTCGGCCCCCGAGGAAATCCGCCAGCCCCTCACCGAACACCTCGACGAGCTTCGCAAGCGGATGATCCGCGCCCTGATCGCCTTCGGCATCGGCACGGGGATCTGCTACAACTACGCGGAGGAGATCTACCGCCGGCTCCTCCGCCCGCTGACCATCGCGCTGCCGGCCGACTCCCACCTGATCTTCACCGAGCTCACCGAGGCGTTCCTCACCTACTTCAAGATGGCGCTCTGGGGCGGATTCGTGCTGGCGTCGCCCGTCATCTTCTACCAGGCGTGGCGCTTCACCAGCCCCGGACTCTACCGGAAGGAGCGGAAGCTCGTCGCCGTGTTCGCCGCCTGGTCCACCGTGGGCTTTCTCGCGGGGATGTCGTTCGCGTACTACGTCGCCATCCCTTCCATCCTGTCGTTCTTCCTGTCGTTCGGCAGAACGATCGTCGTCCCCATGCCGTCGATGAAGGACTCCCTGTCGCTGGTCCTGCGGCTCCTTCTCATCTTCGGGGTGATGTTCGAGCTGCCGCTGGCGCTCTTTCTCGCCGGCCGGGGGGGAGTCCTCACCGCGGGATTCCTGCGGAAGTGGCGCAAGGGGGCCGTCCTCGGCGCGCTCCTTCTGGCGACCGTGCTCACGCCGCCGGACGCGGTGTCCCAGCTCCTGGTCGCGTTCCCCATGTACGCCCTCTTCGAGGTGGGGATCCTGCTGTGCGCGCTGGGGGAGCGCCGACGCGGAACGATCCTTGAAAAACCGGCTCCTTGA
- the tatA gene encoding twin-arginine translocase TatA/TatE family subunit gives MFGIGFQEMIIILVVVLIFFGPKRLPDLAKSLGKGIAEFKKASDEVRKGIEDAVKEEEAAEPPKAPEAANVSPNIAGADDVGKEVPVDTAETRPATGRAEASGEDVPVPPPAAAAENQTTPRQG, from the coding sequence ATGTTCGGCATCGGCTTCCAGGAAATGATCATCATTCTCGTGGTGGTCCTCATCTTCTTCGGTCCGAAGCGGCTTCCGGATCTCGCCAAGAGCCTCGGGAAAGGGATCGCGGAGTTCAAGAAGGCGTCCGACGAGGTCCGCAAGGGAATCGAGGACGCGGTGAAGGAGGAAGAGGCGGCGGAGCCTCCAAAGGCGCCGGAGGCCGCCAACGTATCCCCGAACATCGCGGGTGCGGACGACGTCGGGAAGGAGGTTCCCGTCGATACGGCGGAAACCCGTCCCGCGACGGGACGCGCCGAGGCGTCCGGAGAGGACGTCCCGGTTCCCCCGCCGGCCGCCGCCGCGGAAAACCAGACGACACCCCGGCAGGGGTGA